The window CAAGTCGGGAAGCATTTAAAGCGCTATTTTTGCCCATGCCTTTTCTATTAGGCTGAAACCATGATTGAGTTCTTTTTCTGTAATGATAAGAGGCGGGCTGATACGCAGCACTTTTTGCGCAAGGGGTCCCAAGAAATGGACACCTTCTTTTCCTGTTCCGTGGTAGGCAGCCAGCACACAGCGGTTCGCACGCTCAGCACTATCCATTTCAATACCATAGACCATGCCCTCGCCCCGTACGGCTTGGATGAAGGGGAAACGCTCTTGTAATGCTTCCAACTTCTTTTCAAGGAGGACCATTGTTTTACGAACTTGGCTCACAATCTTTTCTTCCTTAAATACATCAAGAGTGGCACAGACTGCCGCACAAGCTGAAGTGGAAGCACTGTAGGTATCGGAGGCTTCTCCGTAGTCAAGGGCTTCAATTAAGTCCGTCCGTCCGGCAACCACGGCGGCAGGTTCACCATTGGCAAGACCTTTGCCTAACACAACGAGATCCGGTTGTACACCGTAGGTTTCAAAGGCATACATATTACCGGTACGGCCGAAGCAGGATTGAACCTCATCAAAGATAAAAGGAATATCGTTTTTGTTGCACCATTCTTGGAGTAAGGCATGATACCAAGCGGGCGGATGGTAGGAGCCTTTCGCGCCTAAATACGGTTCTGTTATGAGCAATGCAATTTGTCCCGGATAAGCTTTGCTGAGCGCGTCAAGTTCCTTTTGGAAAAAGGCGGGATCTTCATCACCGCTCATGGGAAAAGAAATAAACTTTACATTCGGGTTTTTACTCGATTCACCGCTCACATCGTCGGCAAGTCCTTTTTTTCCGTGAAATCCATAGCGTGTCGCAACCATGATAGGCCGATCGGGATAACGGTGCAGTGTTGTCCACATGGCTTTTTGGATGGCTTCAGAACCGCTCGCTGCCCATAATAATTTTTGGGCCTTCGGATTTTTCTTCATGGTTTTAAGGAGCCGCTCAGAAGCTTCCGTAAAAAGTTCCGTTACCATGTTATAGGCGTTACGCGGCAGCCCCTTCCTATAGTCTGCCCAATATTTTTCATAGGTGGGATGAAGATAACCAAGGTTTTGAACCAGTACGCCGGAGGTAAAGTCCACCAATTTTTTGCCGTCTACGGTCCAAAGTGTGCAGCCCTTAGCTTTTTCCACAACAACCTGCGTGGGTGTATAGGTATTTTGTCCGTGGCCCACCAGTTTCGCCATCTTTTTACGAATACGATTTGCTTTGGGTTCATGATCATGGGTGATATTCAAGGTATATTCCCTTTCTAAAGGTAGTGATATAAAAAATAGCAATGTGCTTGGGAAAAACAACCCCTAAAATTACAGTTCAAATGTAGAACATCGTTGATTTGGTGATACTTTCAGCAATACTTTCCAAGGTTATATTCGATAATTCTGATCCCAGAATTTTGATAACCTTTTCCCAAAAGATGTGCCAGTCTTTCGACGCGTTGGTCAACGATATGGTAAAAGGGCCTTCGATCGCTTCGATAATTTCAAGTAAGGTAATGTTGGATGGATGCCGTGTCAAAAGATAACCGCCTTGCGCGCCCCGAATACTGCGGATTAATTCAGCCCGTTTCAACTGCAATAAAATATGGGTCAAATATTTATTTGGGATGTCATGATGGTCCGAGATATGGCGTGTGGAAACGGGTACATTTTTACTAAAGTTTGTTGCAAGTTCGACCATTGCACGACATGCATAGTCACATTTACCTGAAATGTTCATCCTGTATTCCGATCCGAGTTAAGAAAAAAAAAGCTATGAATGTATATCAACAGACGGGTGATCAAAGAATTCCAAAGGCGTCATGATCCGCTGTATTTTATACAGCAATATACATTTTTTAAGCGAATGTTTTAATGTGCTTAAGTACTTCACGATAACACAGCTATATTGGTAAGCGCAAAAGGAACTTCAAAAAAAATAATTGAATAATTCTATCATTTATAGACACTTTAGATCTTACAAGTATTGCTTTAGAAAAATCTGAATCTTGTCTTTCCTATTCAAAGCCTTTATAATTCAAAGACACACCCGTTGTTGTTGTGGGTACTCCTAAAATTGTAGGAACGAGACTGCTTACCGGATTTTTGACACGCTTAAAAAGGAAGGGAAATTATGGTTTCCAGACGTGATTTTATTCAACAAAGTTCTATTTTAGCGGCAGGCGCTATGTTAGCCGCCCGTCATACAGCTGCGGCTTCCGAGCGTATTCGATTGGGTATCATAGGGACAGCAAATCGCGGGGGACAATTGATGGATGCCCTGGCACCGCACGGCGATGCGGAAATGGTAGCCTTTTGTGATGTCCATGGCGTTGCCCTCGAACGGTGGCGCAAAGAATTCCCTAATGCTGATTTCTACGGTGATTACCGGCGGATTATCGAACGTGACGATATTGACGGCGTGCTCATTGCCACACCCGATCACTGGCACGCCATACAGACGGTGGAAGCCTGCCAAGCCGGTAAAGACGTGTATATTGAAAAACCGCTTGCCTTAAAAATTGCGGAAGGCAGACGTATCGTTGATGTGGCGAAAGAAACCAAGCGTGTTGTTCAGAGTGGTTTACACCGGCGTTCCTCACCTTTCTACAAAGAACTGGCAACGGAAATACAAGCAGGTCTCATCGGGAAAGTGACTTCTGCAATCTGTTATCGTGTCAGCAATATGACCCCCGACGGTATCGGCCATGGTACCATATGTGATCCTCCTGAAGATTTAGATTGGGATATGTGGATCGGACCGCAACAGATGCGTCCCTATCAAGATAATATCACCCCTTATAAATTCCGATGGTGGAAGGACTACTCCTCCCAACTTGCGAATTGGGCGGTTCATTACTTTGATATGATACGCTGGATTCTCGGTGAAGGAGCGCCTATATCTGTCGTCGCTATTGGTGGAAAATATGCAGTCGACGATGACCGCACGATTCCCGATACCATGCAAGCCGTATTCGAATTATCCCAAGGTGCCTTGCTTACCTTCAGCCATTTAGAAGCAAGCAATAATCAGCTCCTGTCACGACCTGCAGAAATCGAGTTGCGCGGTACTTTAGGGACCCTCTACGTGCGCGGCGGCAGCTATGAGATTATTCCTGAACGGGGCGGTCAATTCATGGATCCCGCCTTGCGCATGGAACCCATAAAGAAGGCTGTTGACAAAGAAGATTTTGTGGATCTCACCACGGCGCATATGCGCAACTTCCTTGATTGCATCAAATCACGAAACAGACCCAACTGTGATGCCGAAGAAGCGCATATATCGACCATCTATGCACACTTGGCTAATATCTCGCTTGATACACGGCTGCGCTTAGATTGGGATCAAAATACAGAAAGAATAACCAACAGCACTGAAGCCAATGAAGGACTTCAATATACGTATCGTGAACCGTGGAAGCTCAGTTAAGGGGCATATTTCCCATGTCCTTAAGGTTTTAAGAGTAACCTAAGTTCTAAAAGAAGCATTCCGCCGTCCTCGTTATGATTCTGAGGATGGCGGAACATCTTTTTTATAGAGCGGTTTAATAATCGTTGTGCTGTGCCATTACACGATTAGGCATTCCTTCTCATGATCAAAGAAAACGGTTTTCCCTTCGCGCAACGATAAAAAGGCCATAATCAGTGCTGTCTGCACGTGATAAGCCAGATCCATGGGGCTGCTCGTATTCGGTACACCAGTTCGACTGCAATGAATCAATTCCTGAAAATGGTGAAGCAGATTTTCTGATTTATCGATGATGTACGTCTCTTCTTTTTGATCCGTGCCGCGGTTCGGCATA of the Candidatus Hydrogenedentota bacterium genome contains:
- a CDS encoding aspartate aminotransferase family protein, encoding MAKLVGHGQNTYTPTQVVVEKAKGCTLWTVDGKKLVDFTSGVLVQNLGYLHPTYEKYWADYRKGLPRNAYNMVTELFTEASERLLKTMKKNPKAQKLLWAASGSEAIQKAMWTTLHRYPDRPIMVATRYGFHGKKGLADDVSGESSKNPNVKFISFPMSGDEDPAFFQKELDALSKAYPGQIALLITEPYLGAKGSYHPPAWYHALLQEWCNKNDIPFIFDEVQSCFGRTGNMYAFETYGVQPDLVVLGKGLANGEPAAVVAGRTDLIEALDYGEASDTYSASTSACAAVCATLDVFKEEKIVSQVRKTMVLLEKKLEALQERFPFIQAVRGEGMVYGIEMDSAERANRCVLAAYHGTGKEGVHFLGPLAQKVLRISPPLIITEKELNHGFSLIEKAWAKIAL
- a CDS encoding Rrf2 family transcriptional regulator: MNISGKCDYACRAMVELATNFSKNVPVSTRHISDHHDIPNKYLTHILLQLKRAELIRSIRGAQGGYLLTRHPSNITLLEIIEAIEGPFTISLTNASKDWHIFWEKVIKILGSELSNITLESIAESITKSTMFYI
- a CDS encoding Gfo/Idh/MocA family oxidoreductase — encoded protein: MVSRRDFIQQSSILAAGAMLAARHTAAASERIRLGIIGTANRGGQLMDALAPHGDAEMVAFCDVHGVALERWRKEFPNADFYGDYRRIIERDDIDGVLIATPDHWHAIQTVEACQAGKDVYIEKPLALKIAEGRRIVDVAKETKRVVQSGLHRRSSPFYKELATEIQAGLIGKVTSAICYRVSNMTPDGIGHGTICDPPEDLDWDMWIGPQQMRPYQDNITPYKFRWWKDYSSQLANWAVHYFDMIRWILGEGAPISVVAIGGKYAVDDDRTIPDTMQAVFELSQGALLTFSHLEASNNQLLSRPAEIELRGTLGTLYVRGGSYEIIPERGGQFMDPALRMEPIKKAVDKEDFVDLTTAHMRNFLDCIKSRNRPNCDAEEAHISTIYAHLANISLDTRLRLDWDQNTERITNSTEANEGLQYTYREPWKLS